The Chroicocephalus ridibundus chromosome 4, bChrRid1.1, whole genome shotgun sequence genome contains the following window.
TGCTTCTCCCAGGAAACAGTGGGCCAGCTTTTTCCCACTTTAAGCATTCCCAAAAATGGTGGTGACGGGGACACAGTGTTTACTAGATGAGCTGCTTGGCAAGTAGCTGTAGCCTTGTTTTCTTCTTGTGTGTGACTGAGCAAAGAGTGCAAGCTACAGAAAACGTCTTGGCTAAAACCAGACGTTGTTTTGGAGCGTGGTTCTAATAGAAATACCTTCTTTGTGACTAGCTTGACAAAAGTAAGCTGAAGCCGGGGACAAGAGTTGCTCTGGATATGACCACTCTGACTATTATGAGGTAGGTTTCTGCTCTacagctgctcttctgctcatcttataaaggaggaaaaatagtGATCTGAGCAGGTCACACAAAGCTTTGAATAATTCATAATATTTTGTAAGTGTTTTCAGCAAAGCACTGCTTAAGTAAGGACGGTTACTTTGAGGGAAGACTTATGTGTTTGTTATTgatagtttaaaaagaaattggttGTTCTTAAAGATAATTCAGTTACAACTCGGCATTTGCAGCAGTTTTTTAagcttttgcttgtttggtttaaaACTCTAAAAAGCGTGCTAGGTTTGGGGTTTATTGTTTTTTCAACAAACATACTTGTCTTGTTATCAaggtgggaggagaagaaatCATTTTCATACTTGCTCTAAAATTTATTGCAATAACTTTATAAATGTGTCTGCACAATAAAAAATGTCTACTCTTAACTCctttttttacagatatttgcCAAGGGAAGTGGATCCCTTGGTTTATAATATGTCTCATGAAGATCCAGGAGATGTTTCATATTCTGAGATTGGAGGGTTGTCGGAACAAATCAGAGAGCTACGTGAGGTATCCAGTATCTCAAAAACGCTTATCAAATAGTGGTATATGTTCTGAGGGAAGTTCTACAGTGCAAAAATGTCTTACTGATGTTTGTCCTAAACTATCATGAGACGGGCTGTTAAAGGATCCTGTCAGATTAGTGTTTAGATTAGACTACAGATTAGACTACGTTTTCCTGTAATAGAAGATAACTTCTGAAGTGTTGTTTATGTATTTTCCAGCTTTGTAATTGCCCTTGTGGCGAAAAGCAGTGTGATTGCAGGGGGCTGGTGCACTCATAGTGAAGAACCCTGTTAGTTTGGGCCTCGGTGCTGTGGGCTGGGCAAGCCAGCCCAGGAATGCAGGTGTTTGAAGACGAGCTGGTGCTGCTGTGAGCCAGCTGACAATAGCAGGGATTGCTTGTGCGCTGCGAATACACCTTGCAGTGGCGGAGAAACGTTATTCTCAACACCAAAGCCTGATTCTCAAACTGGGTTATAACTTACCTCTATTGTTACAGAAGCTTGGGTTGAGATTAAAGTAAGAAAATCCACTAAAGAAGAGAGTTTGAAGGATCCAAGACCCTTTAGGCTAAGAGAGAGCCATGAAGTCAAGTGGGAGGGCATAGTTAGGATTGACAACCAGGAAATCAAACTTGAATTTTGCACAAAAACTACTAGAATTGCTCTGCTATGTAAAACTAGCAAAACATGATTTCAACAAAGAGCATCAAGAGAAACAAGCTATTGCAGAGCTGAAGGCTAAACAAGGGCAGGATTGTGGATCGATCCATTGGATCAATCTGATGTTTTCTTACTTAACTGTTTCTCATACTAAATGTGCTGCACGGATAAATGAGAATACAGGTATCTGGAAAACAAGCTAGCAGGTGTACCATTAGCTTCTGAGGATGGCTGATTGATTTTAAAACTCAAACAGAGTCTCGGTTTGTTTATCTTATCTCTTCACAGGTAATAGAATTGCCTCTTACAAACCCGGAATTATTCCAGCGTGTGGGAATTATACCTCCAAAAGGCTGCTTGCTCTATGGCCCCCCTGGTGAGTCTTGTGAAAGGGTAATGAATGCTTAGTTGTCACTGTCAAACTGTGGCAATAGccttgcttgtttcttttttttttttctttctttttgttttttgaagttgcTAGCATGCGATGTTGGGTTACTAGTTAAACAGCTTCAATCTCTTGTCTGTCCAGGTACAGGGAAAACACTTTTGGCCAGGGCTGTTGCTAGCCAGCTTGATTGCAACTTCCTAAAGGTAGTATAATTTTACACTTGCCCTTATGCACTTGCACACGTTTAATGTGTTTTCGCTCCGGTCTCTTCATTCACGTGTCTTCTGCCTTTCAAAAGGTGGTGTCAAGTTCGATAGTGGACAAGTACATCGGTGAAAGTGCTCGACTGATCAGAGAGATGTTCAATTATGCCAGAGATCATCAGCCGTGTATCATTTTCATGGATGAGATAGATGCTATTGGTAAGGCTAACGGCCTGGAGGAAGGCTAGAGTCTCCTTTTAACACTGAAATTAGCTATAAAGCTGCAATCTGCCCTCTCAAAAGAGAGATTGCATGCGTGTTTATTCAGAAGAAGCATAAGGGGTCAAGTGTTTTGGCTTCCTGGATCTATTACAGCTAGTTTAGAACCATGCCTGTTCATATCTGGCTTGGATATTTTTGTCTATATGAAAAAGCgtttttaaaatctgtgctttACCTCCTTAAATACCACCCCTCTTTCCTGCCCAGTTTAAAAGGGATACCTGATTGTTTTCAGACTTACATGGAGGCGAAAATAAAGTACTGTAACTTACGAGTTTGGTATGCTGCAGGTGGTCGCCGTTTTTCTGAAGGCACCTCAGCCGATAGAGAAATTCAGAGGACTCTGATGGAGGTGAGTACTGTACACTCCGCATTAGATAATAATCCAGATGTGGATTGTCACATTATGATCTGGCTTAATAGAACTTTTTGAGTTAATAATCTTAAACTACAATAAACTAGATGCTGCTTTTACAAAAGACAGCTGCACATCTGGATGACTCAGCCATGAATTCAACTTGGAGACTAATTGAAAGAATATTTGAAGTTGCTAAAATTATTTGgggtattttctctttttactgtttATTGCCTTTGCTGCTGTTTACTGCATCTTCTTGAAGGTTTGGAGGGCCCTCTCTTTCGTAAAGGGGGGAAAGTGGAGCTTGTCTCTTTTAGTCCCAAAGAGACTTACTCTAGAAAATTTTAGAACTGTtacagttagatttttttttttttcaaaaccaggagGAGAAGtagttgtatttctttgtttctgtacTAATTGCTCTGGTAAAGTGGGTTGTGTGAAGAGAATTTAAAAACTACTGGCGACAATTAAGAATTCTGAAGCTAATGGGAAACTTCATTGGCCTATGTTTGCAAACAGTTTGCCCGGTTCAAAAGAATGTGTCTGCCTTACATAAAGAATTAAATCACTGTGACCAAAGAGCAAGTACTTTGAATCTTCACAATGAAATGTCTTCGTATGCGCGTATTAGTATTCTAGAGGCTGTTCTCCAAGTCTAATTTGAATGTCCTGGACTTGGTGCAATACATTCAAAATGTGTCAGCCAGCCACCATCTCCTTTAGTATTTGCACCGTTTTCATTGCCTCATTGTTTTAGCTGAGTCTTTCACGTTTGAGCTCTGCTTTGCTCAGTATCTTTTTCTCTGGGCAAAGCATTTTCAGTGTCTCTCTTAAGCTCTCCTTTATTGCTTACAGGATATGCAGGGAGCTGTGCCCTTCCGTTAGAAGGCTTGGAGCATTTTATCACTGATTGATCTGTACCACTTTTATATcatgctgaaaatatttatgcagaCAATAAGTACAAATAGATTGTGCTAGGAGGGTTTTGggttctttaaaaacaaacttctgttttctgttagTTATTGAATCAGATGGATGGATTCGATACTCTGCACAGAGTTAAAATGATCATGGCTACTAACAGACCAGACACGCTGGATCCGGCGCTTCTGCGGCCTGGGAGACTGGATAGAAAAATCCGTGAGTTCCTGCTTCACAGTGGCTGGAAGGAGGCTGTTATCCATATGCattgtggttttctgtttttattgaagCTGTAATTCTTTCTAGATATTGATCTACCAAATGAACAAGCCAGATTAGACATTTTGAAGATTCACGCAGGTCCTATCACTAAACATGGTGAAATAGGTAAGTAGGAAGCTCCCTGCACATCCTACGTCTCTTTGGAAAAATGTGAAGAGGGTGAGTTGTTAGGATGACTCTGCCCTTGTAATTCCTACCATTACACTGGCCACACAACTTCCCCTCTCTTGgaattttgcttggtttttttttaatgcatcctgATTGAATTGTTGCTAAGTAttcctttgcaaaggaaaaatgaatataAACCCTTGGAGCACAGTTGTAAACTAGAAAATTTACATGATTCTCATCAGGTAGTTTCCTGTTTCTAAAGCAATAGCTTAGTGCAAGTAGACAGCATTTTCATTAGccgcaccccccccgcccccccagtgCAGAAGTTTGAAAACAATAAGGAATCTTTAAAAGTCATGGAGAAATTCGCTTTGGAGTTCAGAGGTGGCATAACAAAAACCTTGTTGTCTGAAACAAAGCTTGTCTTTGGTTAGTGGTGTAGAGAGCTCTCTCCAGGGCGTCAGGAGGAGAAGTATCTATCAGATAAAATGGGGAAGGCTCATTTAATGACTGTGTTACTCTAAGCTGGCTAGAGTCTTAGTTTTCGCGGTGACACAGAGCTTTCCTCAAGTGAAATGTAATTGTGATTTGCCTTTAAAACGACGTTGGCTGCCTTTTATTTCAGTAAGGCCCAGCAGACCCAGCTGGCACCGCCCCCGCCTCTGTGCTGACAGGAGCTATTCATGCGGCCCggcagcaggatggggatggTGGAACTGATCTCCTTCACCATCTGGCTTGCATAAACAGCTGCAGCTCCATGGGGGGAGGTTGGGAGCGGGAGGAGGgcaagagggatgaggattaccTTTCTTAGTAGCAACGTTGGCTTAAACATTCATGCAACTGTAGTCTAAGATAGAGAAGTTCCAAAGCAAATCATGAACCCGAGGTAAAGTGCTTTGTCCTTTTTCCCCTATCTTGGGGCACTGGAGTGGAAGCAGGTAGATCGTTCCTTTGCACCATTTAGCAAGGTGAGGTGTTAGATGGGTACAGCTAAATTTCTGCACGTGATGTGGGAAGACTGTGCTGCTCAGCTTTGAGATCCTTGAAGGAAGCCCAGAACTTAGCAAGGTGGGGTGTGAATTGCATTGAAACCCTAAAATAACGACCTGTTCCAGCTTGCAGCATGAGATTTTCCAGCTGGAGTCTACTGAACACTCTAAACTTACAAACTTTACAATGTTCAGCATTGCTTAGTCcccttgcttatttattttttttttttactttccaatTACAGGGAGACTTGTTTATAGCACATTGTGCTACATGGAATTAAAGTTGAATAATTTCTAATCTCTAGGGTTTTTGGGATTCTTAAGATAAAAACTTTCAgttcaaatgttttaaatttcaaaacactTAACCTTCTGTATGAAAAGTTTTACAGaaagttgatcttttttttttttaaataagcagccTTGCAAAAATCGGAACTTGCTGGAGGCTCAACAGGCAGAGTGTTTTAGAAATTGATAACCATAGCCACTTCTTTAGTAAATATATGCACATAAAATATCAGGCTTAATATATCAAGACATCAAGTGCCTTTAGTAGATGCAGTTGTTATAAGCGGAAAGGGACTGAGTTATGATCACTTGGAGataagttttctggttttttacATCATTCAAATGATGATTAGAAGATTGCCTTGATGTAGCTCTTCTTGCATTTCATGTTGATGCTTGTAACCTCAAGTTAGTAACTTTGCGATTTAATTAGATTATGTGAGCTTTTGGCTGCCATACACTTCTGTTTTAATGAAAGAGGTAATAAAGCTGATTTCAGCTAATTTGTCATTCTAGTGGGCAGCTATCTATTTgcactgaaatcaaaggaaagcGTTTCTTTGTTAGCTGGATACGTGTTTCTTTGGCATCCATAATGGGAAGTGTGAATTTATTTCTAATTGGCATTCATGTTTTATGACTAGATTATGAAGCAATTGTGAAGCTTTCAGATGGCTTTAATGGAGCAGACTTGAGAAATGTCTGTACTGAAGCAGGTATTTTCTTAACTCTTAATTTCCTTGTGCTAAGTCTTGGTAAA
Protein-coding sequences here:
- the PSMC6 gene encoding 26S proteasome regulatory subunit 10B, with the protein product MALPGIPYERRLLIMADPRDKALQDYRKKLLEHKEIDGRLKELREQLKELTKQYEKSENDLKALQSVGQIVGEVLKQLTEEKFIVKATNGPRYVVGCRRQLDKSKLKPGTRVALDMTTLTIMRYLPREVDPLVYNMSHEDPGDVSYSEIGGLSEQIRELREVIELPLTNPELFQRVGIIPPKGCLLYGPPGTGKTLLARAVASQLDCNFLKVVSSSIVDKYIGESARLIREMFNYARDHQPCIIFMDEIDAIGGRRFSEGTSADREIQRTLMELLNQMDGFDTLHRVKMIMATNRPDTLDPALLRPGRLDRKIHIDLPNEQARLDILKIHAGPITKHGEIDYEAIVKLSDGFNGADLRNVCTEAGMFAIRADHDFVVQEDFMKAVRKVADSKKLESKLDYKPV